In Clostridium sp. DL-VIII, the following proteins share a genomic window:
- a CDS encoding MBOAT family O-acyltransferase: MAYYFLPKKFQWLCLLIGSYVFYTFAGVKTVGYIIFTTASVWIGSVLISKINEKMESELIEKKEFLALQDKKNIKIMAKKKQRIIFWFVLLINFGILAFLKYFNFLTENITGLVNLTTGNKIEPITLGLLLPLGISFYTFQSMGYFIDVYNGKYKAEKNLFKFALFISFFPQIIQGPINRFDKLANQLYGDHKFDLNKFQYGLQLILWGLFKKMIIADRAVAVVNQVFGHYDKYGGGITIIGILFYSLQQYADFSGGIDVAMGIAELFGINMSINFKRPYFSTSLSEFWRRWHISLGSWMRDYIFYPLALTKRMGKMGKYANKHLGKRTGKVIPVAIANLVVFLVVGIWHGPYWHYVAWGLYNGIIIAFSAILEPFYIWLKKMTRVNTKCFPYHLFRILRTFFIVNLGWYFDRGNALHASFYMLHNTITNFKFNELMDGTILKLGIKPHDFIVLFAATIILLIISIMQENGIKIREFLSQKNLFLRWAVLYALIFAIICFDASSTNLLGGFMYAQF; this comes from the coding sequence TTGGCATATTATTTTTTGCCTAAAAAGTTTCAATGGTTATGTCTGCTTATTGGCAGCTATGTATTTTATACATTTGCTGGAGTAAAGACTGTTGGTTATATTATTTTTACGACAGCTAGTGTTTGGATTGGCTCAGTACTAATTAGTAAAATTAATGAGAAGATGGAAAGTGAATTAATTGAAAAAAAAGAATTTTTAGCACTGCAAGATAAGAAAAATATAAAAATTATGGCGAAGAAAAAACAGCGGATAATTTTTTGGTTTGTTTTATTAATTAATTTTGGAATTCTTGCATTTTTGAAATACTTTAATTTTTTAACAGAGAATATTACAGGATTAGTTAATCTGACAACAGGAAATAAAATAGAGCCGATTACCCTAGGATTATTACTGCCTCTTGGAATATCCTTTTATACATTTCAATCTATGGGATATTTTATTGATGTGTATAACGGTAAATATAAGGCGGAAAAAAACTTGTTTAAGTTTGCATTATTTATTTCTTTTTTTCCTCAAATTATACAGGGTCCTATTAATAGATTCGATAAACTAGCAAATCAGCTATATGGAGATCATAAATTTGACTTGAATAAATTTCAATATGGATTGCAGTTAATTTTATGGGGACTTTTTAAAAAGATGATAATTGCTGATAGAGCAGTAGCAGTTGTTAATCAGGTATTTGGTCATTATGACAAGTATGGTGGTGGTATTACAATAATAGGGATACTATTTTACTCATTGCAGCAATATGCTGATTTTTCTGGTGGAATAGATGTAGCTATGGGTATTGCTGAATTATTTGGAATTAATATGTCTATAAACTTTAAACGTCCGTATTTTTCAACTTCATTATCAGAATTCTGGCGTAGATGGCACATCTCACTAGGTTCTTGGATGAGAGATTATATTTTTTATCCCTTAGCACTTACCAAGCGAATGGGCAAAATGGGAAAATATGCCAATAAACATCTTGGTAAGAGAACTGGGAAAGTAATACCGGTTGCTATCGCGAATCTTGTAGTGTTTTTAGTTGTTGGGATTTGGCATGGCCCATATTGGCATTACGTAGCATGGGGCTTATACAATGGTATTATAATTGCTTTTAGTGCTATCTTAGAACCTTTTTATATATGGTTAAAAAAAATGACCAGAGTAAATACCAAATGTTTTCCGTATCATTTATTTAGAATATTAAGGACATTTTTTATTGTAAACTTAGGCTGGTATTTTGATAGGGGAAATGCACTACATGCTTCATTCTATATGCTGCATAATACTATAACGAATTTTAAGTTTAACGAATTAATGGATGGAACAATTCTTAAGCTTGGTATTAAGCCACATGATTTTATAGTGCTATTTGCAGCGACAATTATATTATTAATAATAAGTATAATGCAGGAAAATGGAATCAAAATTCGAGAGTTTTTGTCTCAAAAAAACTTGTTTCTTAGATGGGCAGTGCTTTATGCGTTAATTTTTGCAATTATCTGTTTTGATGCTAGTTCAACAAATTTACTGGGAGGTTTTATGTATGCACAATTCTAA
- a CDS encoding amino acid adenylation domain-containing protein yields MEKSILTYLERSEKEFPDKIAFSDNEYELTYHELAEAARSIGSFLVREIGTRKAVVVYMEKNARNIAAFMGAAYAGCFYVPLDAKMPMERINIILKTLQPAVVIYDNKTEKFLPLMETDCLKVLYDEIHMLPQNPEQLENARRQMIDTDPLYILFTSGSTGVPKGVIVCHRSVIDYADWVTKTFDLNEKTVFGNQTPFYFSMSVLDIFATIRSAATLYIIPKMLFSFPVKLLEFVKEKEINTIYWVPSALSIVANLGALDVVQVPNLRRILFAGETMPTKQLNIWRRHVPHAMYANLFGPTEITDIGIYYIVDREFRDDEPIPIGVPCDNVGALVVNENGELIDECGKIGELLIRGSFLACGYYNNPEKTKEVFIQNPVNNSYPETVYCTGDLVYWNENRELVYASRKDFQIKHMGNRIELGEIENAIGALDGVDMCCCLYNIENDHIVAVYTGDLDTKEMSKLLMKKIPRYMIPNVYHNPSNMPLNMNGKIDRTKLKNEYISK; encoded by the coding sequence ATGGAGAAAAGTATTTTAACGTATCTTGAAAGATCAGAAAAAGAATTTCCGGATAAAATTGCTTTTTCTGATAATGAATATGAATTAACTTATCATGAGTTAGCTGAAGCAGCTCGTAGTATTGGAAGTTTTTTAGTGAGGGAAATAGGTACTCGTAAAGCGGTTGTTGTGTATATGGAAAAAAACGCCAGGAATATTGCAGCTTTTATGGGAGCTGCATATGCGGGGTGTTTCTATGTTCCATTAGATGCAAAAATGCCTATGGAACGAATTAATATAATATTAAAAACACTGCAGCCAGCTGTTGTAATTTATGATAATAAGACAGAAAAATTTCTTCCTCTTATGGAAACAGATTGCTTAAAGGTATTGTATGATGAGATTCACATGCTGCCACAGAATCCAGAGCAATTAGAAAATGCTCGAAGACAAATGATTGATACTGATCCTTTGTATATTCTTTTCACAAGTGGATCAACAGGAGTTCCTAAAGGTGTTATTGTATGCCATCGTTCCGTAATAGATTATGCAGATTGGGTCACCAAAACATTTGACCTAAATGAAAAAACAGTGTTTGGAAATCAAACACCATTTTATTTTAGTATGTCTGTATTAGATATATTTGCAACTATTCGAAGTGCTGCTACATTATACATTATTCCTAAAATGTTATTCTCTTTTCCTGTAAAATTATTAGAGTTTGTAAAAGAGAAAGAGATTAATACAATTTATTGGGTTCCTTCAGCGTTGAGTATAGTTGCAAATCTAGGAGCTTTAGATGTGGTACAAGTACCGAATTTAAGGAGAATTCTATTTGCAGGTGAAACAATGCCTACTAAGCAGCTTAATATTTGGCGTAGGCACGTTCCGCATGCAATGTATGCTAATTTATTTGGGCCTACTGAGATTACAGACATTGGAATTTATTATATAGTTGATAGAGAATTTAGGGATGATGAACCTATTCCAATAGGAGTGCCATGTGATAATGTGGGTGCGTTAGTAGTGAATGAGAATGGAGAGCTTATTGATGAATGTGGTAAGATTGGTGAATTATTAATTCGCGGTTCGTTCCTAGCTTGCGGATATTATAATAATCCTGAAAAGACAAAAGAGGTGTTCATACAAAATCCAGTAAATAATAGCTATCCTGAAACAGTTTATTGTACGGGAGATTTAGTTTACTGGAATGAAAATAGAGAATTAGTATATGCATCACGTAAAGATTTTCAAATTAAACATATGGGAAATCGTATTGAACTTGGAGAAATAGAAAATGCAATAGGTGCTTTAGATGGCGTAGATATGTGTTGCTGCCTATATAATATAGAAAATGATCATATTGTTGCGGTATATACAGGAGATTTAGATACAAAAGAAATGTCAAAGTTGTTAATGAAAAAGATTCCACGTTATATGATACCTAATGTATACCATAATCCATCAAATATGCCGCTTAATATGAATGGAAAAATTGATCGAACAAAACTAAAAAATGAATATATATCGAAATGA
- a CDS encoding Ig-like domain-containing protein, translating into MRIITIVFVISMLMQLGEFTTITANAVSIVKVTSIKLNTNKLNWTVGKTGTFTATIAPSNASNKDVTWKSSNTKVATVSSSGKLIAVGVGSTTITCTANDGSGKSATCVQ; encoded by the coding sequence TTGAGAATTATTACAATAGTTTTTGTAATATCAATGTTGATGCAACTAGGGGAATTTACTACAATAACAGCTAATGCAGTAAGTATAGTAAAAGTAACATCAATAAAATTAAATACAAATAAATTAAATTGGACAGTAGGAAAAACGGGAACATTTACAGCAACAATTGCACCAAGTAATGCAAGCAATAAAGACGTTACATGGAAGTCAAGCAATACAAAGGTAGCGACAGTAAGTTCAAGTGGAAAGTTAATAGCAGTAGGAGTGGGGAGTACAACAATAACATGTACTGCAAACGATGGAAGCGGGAAGTCTGCAACATGTGTGCAGTGA
- a CDS encoding SGNH/GDSL hydrolase family protein, translating to MHNSKAAWFRVIIFIILLFMINYTLIFVFVPKGGNARMTMREMYSQKENIDVAFIGASLSERDVYPYIMDKKLGVKTFDYAFPSQMFVGTYYSLKELFDYQKPKLIILTAEQLNFTIKEEKTLAYTSTAPYMKSFINQIEYYFMSSALDGAYLDRLFPWRGYHVNSVQALMKNFHEKLDKSYINYPEPGQVEDFEKNKTGYIGNGAIKLNPNDPNGTINYNNLKVSRTNRNISEIQGKNVEYLKKISELCKENNCELILLNPPAPVYQVLRVNNYFDFNNEIAKIAKDLNIEYYDYSLIKSELFKLNENYFCDGEHLNSTGAKAFSESFADFLKLRQNGEDMGKYFYTPEEYKASINYIANTWFNFTKDGGKIKLTADSTHGTKVTPEYQFVLTDLETGEQKIIRDYDKSPTFIFDSSEYKKYKIRVNARVNGASDDKLTRYYEEEISK from the coding sequence ATGCACAATTCTAAAGCAGCATGGTTTAGAGTGATAATATTTATAATATTATTATTTATGATAAACTATACCTTAATATTTGTCTTTGTACCTAAGGGCGGAAATGCAAGGATGACTATGCGTGAAATGTATTCTCAAAAAGAAAATATTGATGTAGCGTTTATAGGTGCTTCATTATCAGAAAGAGATGTTTATCCTTACATTATGGATAAAAAATTAGGCGTAAAGACATTTGATTATGCATTTCCTTCACAAATGTTTGTTGGTACATATTATTCTTTAAAGGAATTGTTTGATTATCAGAAACCAAAATTAATTATTTTAACCGCAGAGCAGCTTAATTTCACAATAAAGGAAGAAAAAACTTTAGCATATACTAGTACTGCACCATATATGAAATCATTTATAAATCAAATAGAATATTATTTTATGTCCTCTGCCCTAGATGGGGCATATTTGGACAGGCTTTTTCCATGGCGTGGATATCATGTAAATTCTGTACAGGCTTTAATGAAAAATTTTCACGAAAAATTGGATAAGTCTTATATTAATTATCCAGAGCCAGGACAAGTGGAGGATTTTGAAAAAAATAAAACTGGTTATATAGGAAACGGAGCTATAAAATTGAATCCTAATGATCCAAATGGAACTATTAATTATAATAATTTAAAAGTTTCTCGTACTAATAGAAATATCAGTGAGATACAGGGAAAGAATGTAGAATATTTAAAAAAAATATCTGAGTTATGTAAAGAAAATAATTGTGAATTAATTCTCTTGAATCCACCAGCTCCTGTATATCAAGTACTAAGAGTTAATAACTATTTTGATTTCAATAATGAGATAGCTAAAATTGCTAAGGACTTAAATATTGAGTATTATGATTATAGTTTAATTAAATCGGAATTATTTAAATTGAATGAAAATTATTTTTGCGATGGAGAGCATCTTAATAGTACAGGTGCGAAGGCTTTTTCAGAATCTTTTGCGGACTTCTTAAAATTAAGACAAAATGGTGAAGATATGGGTAAATATTTTTATACACCAGAAGAGTATAAAGCATCTATAAATTATATTGCAAATACATGGTTTAACTTTACAAAAGATGGGGGTAAAATAAAATTAACTGCTGATTCTACTCATGGAACTAAGGTGACTCCAGAATACCAATTTGTCTTAACAGATTTGGAAACAGGAGAGCAAAAGATAATACGGGATTATGATAAAAGTCCAACTTTTATTTTTGATTCATCAGAATATAAAAAATATAAAATACGAGTAAATGCTAGGGTAAATGGAGCTAGTGATGATAAATTAACTCGCTACTACGAAGAAGAAATTTCAAAATAA
- a CDS encoding phosphopantetheine-binding protein gives MEKLIKLLEEVRDDVDFNECKTLVDEGILDSFDIIQIVNLIDEEYDIEIPAIEIIPENFNSAQAIFNMIQRLQEE, from the coding sequence ATGGAAAAATTAATTAAATTATTAGAAGAGGTTAGAGATGATGTGGATTTTAATGAGTGTAAGACTTTGGTGGATGAAGGAATTTTAGATTCATTTGATATTATTCAAATTGTCAATTTAATTGATGAAGAATACGATATTGAAATTCCAGCTATTGAAATAATCCCTGAAAATTTTAATAGTGCACAAGCCATTTTCAATATGATACAGCGTTTACAAGAAGAATAA
- the tnpB gene encoding IS66 family insertion sequence element accessory protein TnpB (TnpB, as the term is used for proteins encoded by IS66 family insertion elements, is considered an accessory protein, since TnpC, encoded by a neighboring gene, is a DDE family transposase.), with protein sequence MLNNASGFKKIYIACGYSDLRRGIVVQQEFKLDPFNSEILFLFCGRKTDRIKKGLLWQGDGFLLLYKRLEIGKFQWPRNEDDVKAISIQQLNG encoded by the coding sequence ATGTTAAATAATGCATCTGGTTTTAAAAAAATCTACATTGCCTGCGGCTACAGCGATTTGAGAAGAGGTATCGTAGTGCAGCAAGAATTTAAACTCGATCCCTTCAATAGTGAAATCCTATTTTTATTTTGCGGCAGAAAAACAGATCGTATTAAAAAAGGTCTTTTATGGCAAGGTGATGGATTTCTTCTTTTATATAAGCGCCTTGAAATTGGAAAATTTCAATGGCCGCGTAATGAAGATGACGTTAAAGCCATTTCAATTCAGCAATTAAATGGTTAA
- a CDS encoding IS66 family transposase, producing MKGQREEELKGIPVVVINHELSGEELNERLGNKWKRLPDEVYKRLAFHPAKFEVEEHHVAVYAGKDNETIIRGNRPADLLRCSIRTTSLGAAIMNSKYVNAIPLYRLEQEFLRNDVVIRRQVMANWVIRCGERYLSLLYDRLHKKLYKCQVLQAYETPVCVSKDGRSAGAKSYMWVYRTGKMHEGSAIVLYEYQKTRNSNHPREFLKSYSGIVVTDGYQVYHSLEKEFEDLRIAGCWSHARRRFANVVKALGKEKAKGTLANDALKQIASIYKVEGLLSELSSEERQKQRQLTVKPLIEDFFAWVKEHQNAVLLKSETGKDFTYCINQEKYLRVFLEDGNVPADNNAAEGSIRGICIGKRNWHLIDTVDGAKTSAIIYSIAETAKANNLKPYNYFELLLTEIPKHMEDTNLDFLEDLLLWSEKLPLECKKIK from the coding sequence GTGAAAGGTCAACGTGAGGAAGAGTTAAAGGGTATTCCAGTTGTAGTGATTAATCATGAATTATCTGGCGAAGAGCTTAATGAACGTTTGGGCAATAAATGGAAACGCCTTCCGGATGAAGTTTATAAAAGACTTGCTTTTCACCCAGCTAAATTTGAAGTGGAAGAACATCACGTTGCAGTTTATGCTGGAAAAGATAATGAAACTATTATCAGAGGCAATCGCCCAGCCGACTTGTTAAGATGTAGTATTCGTACAACTTCACTTGGAGCTGCTATTATGAACAGCAAATATGTAAATGCTATTCCATTATATCGTCTTGAACAGGAATTTTTAAGAAATGATGTAGTTATTAGAAGACAGGTAATGGCTAATTGGGTAATTCGGTGTGGAGAAAGATATCTTTCACTACTTTATGATAGACTCCATAAAAAGCTATACAAATGCCAGGTGTTGCAGGCATATGAAACTCCCGTTTGCGTAAGCAAGGATGGGCGATCTGCTGGTGCTAAAAGCTACATGTGGGTTTATCGTACAGGTAAAATGCATGAAGGCTCTGCTATTGTACTTTATGAATATCAGAAGACACGTAATTCCAACCATCCGCGTGAATTTTTGAAAAGTTATTCTGGCATAGTTGTTACAGATGGATATCAGGTTTATCATAGCTTAGAGAAAGAATTTGAAGACCTTAGAATTGCAGGATGCTGGAGTCATGCTAGGCGACGTTTTGCAAATGTTGTAAAGGCTCTTGGTAAAGAAAAGGCTAAAGGAACTCTTGCAAATGACGCATTAAAGCAAATAGCCTCTATTTATAAAGTAGAAGGCTTATTGAGTGAGCTCTCATCAGAGGAGCGTCAAAAGCAAAGGCAATTGACTGTAAAACCGCTGATAGAGGATTTCTTCGCATGGGTAAAAGAACATCAGAATGCTGTTCTTCTGAAATCTGAAACAGGAAAAGACTTTACCTATTGCATTAATCAAGAAAAATATCTTAGAGTTTTTCTTGAAGATGGTAATGTTCCAGCTGATAATAATGCAGCTGAAGGAAGTATTCGAGGCATCTGCATCGGAAAACGTAATTGGCATCTTATCGACACCGTTGATGGTGCTAAAACTAGTGCTATTATTTACAGTATTGCAGAAACAGCTAAAGCAAATAATTTGAAGCCTTATAATTATTTCGAATTGCTTCTTACAGAAATTCCAAAGCATATGGAAGATACTAATCTAGATTTTCTTGAGGATCTTCTTCTATGGTCTGAAAAACTTCCACTTGAGTGTAAGAAAATAAAATAG
- a CDS encoding transposase — MDKRYTEAELKKLNKEDMISIFMTMQKLVENLSLTCAEQKVQLEQVNQNMNLILEQLRISKTKQFGRSSEKMVYDGQLKLELCFDETEATIVNKYVVEPYMEEVCPKAYKRKK, encoded by the coding sequence ATGGATAAGAGATATACAGAAGCCGAATTAAAAAAACTTAATAAGGAAGATATGATTTCGATTTTCATGACTATGCAAAAGCTTGTAGAAAATCTTTCTTTGACTTGTGCTGAACAAAAGGTTCAACTAGAGCAAGTAAATCAAAATATGAACTTGATTTTAGAACAACTACGTATTTCAAAAACTAAGCAATTTGGTCGTTCTTCAGAAAAGATGGTTTATGATGGTCAGTTAAAATTGGAATTGTGTTTCGATGAAACAGAAGCGACTATTGTTAATAAGTATGTTGTAGAACCTTATATGGAAGAAGTCTGTCCCAAAGCATACAAACGTAAAAAGTGA
- a CDS encoding IS66 family insertion sequence element accessory protein TnpB: MEVLMDKTTHEMRLMHWTSIISECRSSGKGVRSWCNENNINEKQFYYWQRRVRGQVFKTLKNTESQKQINFVQLPVPIESSITTPSFKSDIVIHVGNNVLEISNTVSENLLSMVLKVMSNVK, encoded by the coding sequence TTGGAGGTACTAATGGATAAAACAACTCATGAAATGCGATTAATGCATTGGACATCTATTATAAGCGAATGCCGTAGTAGCGGCAAGGGTGTTAGATCTTGGTGTAATGAAAACAATATTAATGAAAAACAATTTTACTATTGGCAGCGCCGTGTTAGAGGACAAGTATTCAAGACACTGAAAAATACTGAATCTCAGAAGCAAATAAATTTTGTTCAACTCCCAGTACCTATTGAATCTTCAATAACTACTCCTTCCTTTAAGTCTGACATAGTTATACACGTCGGAAATAACGTGCTAGAAATTTCTAACACTGTTTCGGAAAATTTACTTTCTATGGTTTTGAAGGTGATGTCGAATGTTAAATAA
- a CDS encoding Ig-like domain-containing protein has translation MKLKRWTSILVLMVSFLGVSNYIPANATEISASIMQNRDNTVNESQSEYKNVLEEDTTTPAATQVSITSETQQNEKNNANIVDSSLKTVTETYVNPMYKDVDLESSSSASNTFSSFSTLTGTSQQAFATIKEASDYMREQMVKRSDTITFTVNTSYYPNISEDIFNLAIEDSDKASSSEGDYLYAHFKSYNSKMSYSSSYVIFTYNISYLTTYEQEQEVNSKVKNVLDSLNVYNSDEYTKIKAVHDYIVQNIKYDYSLQNYSAYNAIVENNVVCQGFASLTYKILKELGIGVRYITGMGGGGAHGWNIARINGKWYNIDNTWDENLYSYSDTISYRYFLKNNTDFDDHIRNPEYDTDSFNKAYEMSNDSYVYSPTKVESVTLNTNSLNWTVGKTGTFTATIAPSNASNKAVTWGSSNTKVATVDANGKLTAVGAGSATITCTASDGSGKSATCTVTVTNPLTKVTSVALNTANLNWTVGKTGTFTVTVGPSNASNKGVTWKSSNTKVATVDANGKLTAVGAGSATITCTASDGSGKSATCVVTVTPAIVKATSVKLNTNKLNWTVGKTGTFTATVAPSNASNKGVTWKSSNTKIATVSSNGKLTAVGVGSGTITCTASDGSGKSATCTLTVTNPLTKVTSVALNTANLNWTVGKTGTFTVTVGPSNASNKGVTWKSSNTKVATVYANGKLTAVGAGSATITCTASDGSGKSATCVVTVTPAIVKATSVKLNTNKLNWTVGKTGTFTATVAPSNASNKGVTWRSSNTKVATVSSNGKLTAVGVGSATITCTASDGSGKYATCAVTVIK, from the coding sequence ATGAAATTAAAAAGATGGACAAGCATATTAGTACTAATGGTGTCTTTTTTAGGCGTAAGCAACTATATTCCAGCGAATGCGACTGAAATATCAGCTTCTATTATGCAAAACAGAGATAACACAGTAAATGAATCACAAAGTGAATACAAAAATGTATTGGAGGAGGATACTACAACTCCTGCTGCTACTCAAGTTTCAATTACTTCGGAGACACAGCAAAATGAGAAAAATAATGCAAATATAGTAGATTCATCTCTTAAAACAGTAACAGAAACATATGTTAATCCGATGTATAAAGATGTGGATTTAGAATCATCTTCATCTGCTAGTAATACATTTAGTAGTTTTTCAACACTTACAGGGACAAGCCAACAAGCATTTGCGACAATAAAAGAAGCAAGCGATTATATGCGTGAGCAGATGGTAAAAAGGTCAGATACTATTACTTTTACTGTAAATACGTCATATTATCCTAATATTTCTGAAGACATTTTTAATTTAGCTATTGAGGATAGCGACAAAGCTAGCTCAAGTGAAGGGGATTATTTATATGCACATTTTAAATCGTATAATAGTAAGATGTCTTATAGTTCAAGTTATGTTATCTTTACCTATAATATTTCATATTTAACTACATATGAACAAGAACAAGAAGTAAATTCAAAAGTAAAAAATGTATTAGACAGTCTAAATGTTTACAATAGTGATGAATACACAAAAATTAAAGCAGTTCACGATTACATAGTACAAAATATAAAATATGATTATAGCTTACAAAATTATTCTGCATATAATGCAATTGTTGAGAATAATGTTGTATGTCAAGGCTTTGCATCCTTAACGTATAAGATTCTAAAGGAATTAGGAATAGGAGTACGTTATATCACTGGAATGGGCGGTGGTGGCGCACATGGATGGAATATAGCACGTATTAATGGAAAATGGTATAATATTGATAACACATGGGACGAAAATCTTTATTCATATAGTGATACTATAAGTTATAGATATTTTTTAAAAAACAATACAGATTTTGATGATCATATAAGAAACCCGGAATATGACACTGATTCATTTAACAAAGCATATGAGATGTCCAATGATTCATATGTATATTCACCAACAAAAGTCGAATCGGTAACATTAAATACAAATTCTTTAAACTGGACAGTAGGAAAAACAGGAACATTTACAGCAACAATCGCACCAAGTAATGCAAGCAACAAAGCAGTGACATGGGGGTCAAGTAACACAAAGGTAGCAACAGTAGATGCAAATGGAAAATTAACAGCAGTAGGAGCAGGAAGTGCAACAATAACATGTACAGCAAGTGATGGGAGTGGAAAATCTGCAACTTGTACTGTAACAGTAACGAATCCATTAACAAAGGTGACATCAGTAGCATTAAATACAGCAAATTTGAATTGGACAGTAGGAAAAACAGGAACATTTACAGTTACTGTAGGACCAAGTAATGCAAGTAATAAAGGTGTTACATGGAAATCAAGCAACACAAAGGTAGCAACAGTAGATGCAAATGGAAAGCTAACAGCAGTAGGAGCAGGAAGTGCAACAATAACATGTACAGCAAGTGATGGAAGTGGAAAATCTGCGACCTGTGTAGTTACAGTAACACCTGCGATAGTGAAAGCAACATCAGTAAAATTGAATACAAATAAGTTAAACTGGACAGTAGGAAAAACAGGAACTTTTACAGCAACAGTAGCTCCAAGTAACGCAAGTAATAAGGGTGTTACATGGAAATCAAGTAATACAAAGATAGCAACAGTAAGTTCAAATGGAAAGTTAACAGCAGTAGGAGTAGGAAGTGGAACAATAACATGCACAGCAAGTGATGGAAGCGGAAAATCTGCAACTTGTACTTTAACAGTAACGAATCCATTAACAAAGGTGACATCAGTAGCATTAAATACAGCAAATTTGAATTGGACAGTGGGAAAAACAGGAACATTTACAGTTACTGTAGGACCAAGTAATGCAAGTAATAAAGGTGTTACATGGAAATCAAGCAACACAAAGGTAGCAACAGTATATGCAAATGGAAAGCTAACAGCGGTGGGAGCAGGAAGTGCAACAATAACATGTACAGCAAGTGATGGAAGTGGAAAATCTGCGACCTGTGTAGTTACAGTAACACCTGCGATAGTGAAAGCAACATCAGTAAAATTGAATACAAATAAGTTAAACTGGACAGTAGGAAAAACAGGAACTTTTACAGCAACAGTAGCTCCAAGTAACGCAAGTAATAAGGGTGTTACATGGAGATCAAGTAATACAAAGGTAGCAACAGTAAGTTCAAATGGAAAGTTAACAGCAGTAGGAGTAGGAAGTGCAACAATAACATGCACAGCAAGTGATGGAAGTGGAAAATATGCAACTTGTGCTGTAACAGTAATCAAATAA